In Lacibacter sp. H375, one DNA window encodes the following:
- a CDS encoding sigma 54-interacting transcriptional regulator, translating into MIDTADHKQLADSLLAQVADATLGRFGHDYILELAKKIPAIIGMRYCFVVECANKEKTRLRTVAFVEGDKVLDNIEYSTAESACSMVINGDPYYLPKAAQKFHSGAKGIEAYVAVPIISKLTGEMLGHIAASDPNPITDQTDRIAVLMIFAAQLASELERMQSEKELEQKKYDIELYRQTLRNLHEAVFWVNANGNIIEVNDMATYMTGRSRDELLTMKVPELNPSDIVQDFPGFWKKLKKAKKITFEAKHRHKEGYLYEVEITGNYIEYNGQEFSCSIVRDIRKIKKEEDILRIISEGTAALTGMDYLQGLTKIVTEVLGVRYALVSECANEEKTRVRTISYVDRKQVLENIEYDLEGTPCQYVMNGKDYFCADELEKSFPGEKGIQSYIAVPINSPETGEVLGHIAALDSIPMTSDQNQANILRIFAARAGAEMDRLSALKKLEELNKALDLSLKESDQRYKDLFEQAPIAYVHEGLDSKFIKANRAALKILGVKPEEVPYTYGSSLVPDTPDAQKRLKEAFASIGRGTDTSGIVLELRRKDTGAPIWIQWWSNPDVGGQFTRTMFIDITERVLMEQEQARLKAQNQYLQEEIKYNHNFEDIVSTSKKFHKVLQQIEQVASTDATVLILGESGTGKELIARAIHNISNRNKRPLVKVNCATLPANLIESELFGHERGAFTGAMEKKIGRFELADTGTIFLDEIGELPVELQAKLLRVLQEGEFERLGNPKTMKVNVRIIAATNRNLQTAIEKKEFREDLYYRLNVFPIITPPLRDRKEDIPLLVKHFIRKHETKMGRKITEVAPDVLTALHQYNWPGNVRELENLIERALIISKGSVLEYGDWIPAVSGTSTANHSSSSNQTLEDVEKEHIIQTLERTNWKVSGEKGAAKILGLNATTLEARMKKLGISRPK; encoded by the coding sequence ATGATCGATACAGCAGATCATAAACAATTGGCAGATAGCCTTCTCGCCCAGGTGGCTGACGCCACTCTCGGACGCTTTGGACATGATTACATACTTGAACTTGCGAAAAAAATCCCCGCCATTATTGGTATGCGCTATTGCTTTGTTGTAGAATGTGCCAATAAAGAAAAAACTCGGTTACGTACAGTTGCGTTTGTTGAGGGCGACAAAGTGCTGGATAATATTGAATACAGCACAGCCGAATCAGCCTGCAGTATGGTTATAAATGGTGATCCCTATTATTTGCCGAAAGCGGCACAAAAATTCCACTCAGGAGCAAAAGGAATTGAAGCTTATGTTGCTGTGCCCATCATCAGTAAACTTACAGGTGAAATGCTTGGTCATATCGCAGCATCAGATCCCAACCCAATCACTGATCAAACAGACCGCATCGCTGTGTTGATGATTTTCGCAGCGCAATTGGCAAGTGAGTTGGAACGGATGCAATCTGAAAAAGAACTGGAACAGAAAAAATATGACATCGAACTATACCGGCAAACCTTACGCAATCTTCACGAGGCTGTATTTTGGGTAAATGCAAACGGCAATATCATTGAAGTAAATGACATGGCTACTTACATGACAGGTAGAAGTCGTGATGAATTATTAACAATGAAAGTGCCTGAACTTAACCCATCTGATATTGTACAGGATTTTCCGGGCTTCTGGAAAAAACTAAAGAAAGCAAAGAAAATTACGTTTGAAGCAAAACATCGCCATAAAGAAGGTTATCTCTATGAAGTTGAAATAACCGGAAATTATATTGAATACAATGGACAAGAATTTTCGTGCAGTATCGTAAGGGATATTCGAAAAATAAAAAAAGAAGAAGATATACTTCGCATCATTTCAGAAGGTACTGCTGCTCTCACCGGTATGGACTATTTGCAAGGTCTAACCAAAATTGTAACGGAAGTTTTAGGTGTACGTTATGCGCTTGTGTCAGAATGTGCGAATGAAGAGAAAACGAGAGTACGCACCATCTCCTATGTTGACCGTAAACAAGTACTGGAAAATATTGAATACGATCTGGAGGGAACCCCCTGTCAATACGTAATGAACGGAAAGGATTATTTCTGTGCAGATGAATTAGAAAAAAGTTTCCCGGGAGAGAAAGGAATTCAATCGTATATCGCTGTTCCAATTAATAGTCCCGAAACAGGTGAAGTGTTGGGACATATTGCTGCCTTAGATAGTATTCCCATGACGAGCGATCAGAACCAAGCAAACATACTCCGCATTTTTGCCGCAAGAGCAGGTGCTGAAATGGATAGGCTTTCCGCACTTAAAAAACTGGAAGAACTCAACAAAGCATTAGATTTAAGTTTAAAAGAAAGCGATCAACGTTACAAAGATCTGTTTGAGCAGGCACCCATTGCTTATGTCCACGAAGGTCTGGATTCGAAATTTATAAAAGCAAACAGGGCAGCGTTGAAAATTCTGGGGGTTAAACCAGAAGAAGTGCCCTATACTTATGGAAGTTCACTTGTGCCCGATACACCTGACGCACAAAAACGACTGAAAGAAGCGTTTGCTTCAATTGGCAGAGGTACAGACACAAGTGGAATTGTTCTTGAATTGCGGCGCAAAGATACCGGTGCTCCAATATGGATACAGTGGTGGTCGAACCCCGATGTTGGTGGCCAATTTACAAGAACGATGTTCATTGATATTACAGAACGTGTATTGATGGAACAGGAACAGGCTCGTTTAAAAGCACAGAACCAATACCTGCAGGAAGAGATAAAGTACAATCACAACTTTGAAGACATTGTAAGTACCAGTAAAAAATTTCATAAAGTACTGCAACAAATTGAACAGGTAGCTTCTACTGATGCAACGGTATTAATTCTTGGGGAATCCGGAACCGGTAAAGAGTTAATTGCAAGAGCCATACATAATATCAGCAATCGAAATAAACGTCCTTTGGTGAAAGTAAACTGTGCTACACTTCCAGCCAATCTCATCGAAAGTGAATTGTTTGGTCATGAGCGGGGTGCATTTACAGGTGCAATGGAAAAAAAGATCGGTCGCTTTGAGTTGGCAGACACAGGGACAATTTTCTTAGATGAAATCGGCGAGCTGCCTGTTGAATTACAGGCAAAACTGTTACGTGTATTGCAGGAAGGTGAGTTTGAACGTTTGGGTAATCCTAAAACAATGAAAGTAAACGTTCGAATAATTGCTGCTACCAATCGAAATCTGCAAACAGCCATCGAGAAAAAAGAATTTCGTGAAGATCTTTATTATCGTTTGAATGTTTTCCCGATCATCACTCCCCCATTGCGTGACCGTAAAGAAGATATTCCACTGCTTGTAAAACATTTTATCCGCAAGCATGAAACAAAAATGGGCAGAAAGATAACTGAAGTTGCCCCTGATGTTTTAACTGCTCTTCACCAATACAACTGGCCGGGTAATGTTCGTGAACTGGAGAATTTAATTGAACGTGCCCTGATCATTTCAAAAGGTTCTGTTCTTGAATATGGCGATTGGATACCTGCTGTTTCCGGAACATCAACAGCCAATCACAGTTCTTCATCAAACCAAACATTGGAAGATGTTGAAAAGGAACACATCATTCAAACATTAGAAAGAACAAACTGGAAAGTAAGTGGAGAAAAAGGTGCTGCGAAAATTTTAGGTCTCAATGCCACAACACTTGAAGCACGTATGAAAAAACTTGGTATCTCACGGCCAAAATGA
- a CDS encoding glycoside hydrolase family 31 protein, which produces MRIRLLLLSFVCLSFFSAVLAGIPSYIQTKDGVIVFTDPLFTGTAHAVKLEVVCDHIIRVIVSPDKEISITQSLVTVYGKRTDIPWNIVSDKEKLTLTTKSISAVVKLKNGAVSFYDRKGNIIVHEKPLFGRSFQPAIFDGQPFYGITQTFQVSNNEGLYGLGQHQDGIMNYKGKQVTFFQNNTEVAVPFLISSKNYGILWDNYSLTKAGDARSFHPLSTLQLFSKSGDQGWLTASYRNNKSKKDDVVLERPETEINMEYLNDSKIILPKEFTGATGSVTWEGSIASYFSGEHQLRFTLGGTLKVWINGKLVLDRWRKAWNPASVIVPVTLKKGEKVPVKIEWIPESPESYLSLKWLEPLSQKEQNLFSFSSEAGKQIDYYFIHGTNMDEVISGYRTLTGKAPIVPKWALGFWQSRERYKTQEELLSTVEEFRKRKIPLDNIVLDWNYWREAEWGSQDFDETRFPSPDSMISVLHKKYNTQIMISVWPKFYEGIATYKEFDKKGWLYKGNIEHRQRDWIGEGYVSTFYDAFNEQARKGFWNLINKKIYSKGIDAWWMDASEPDILSNVNPEKRKLQMTPTASGSAAEFLNAYPLQNAKGIYEGQRSTDSSKRVFLLTRSGFAGSQRYGAAIWSGDIGSTWDDMRNQISAGVNFSMSGIPYWTMDIGGFVVPEKFEKPNAENLEEWRELMTRWTQFGAFAPLFRSHGQFPYREIYNTAPDNHPAYKSFLYYDKLRYRLLPYIYSLAGAAYHNNYTIMRGLAMDFAKDTAVLNVADQYMFGSALLINPVHTYKQIKRSVYLPKNNGGWYDLYTGKWYSGAQHIMADAPYEQMPVFVKAGSIIPFGPELQYTSEKQADTILLNVYAGADASFNLYEDEGTNYNYEKGASSIIPIYYNHENGAITIDERKGKFKGMLDKRVFKINLINNRRSKPLNFNSSTDKSISYSGSRITIKLYKP; this is translated from the coding sequence ATGAGAATACGATTGCTATTGCTAAGTTTCGTTTGCCTTTCTTTTTTTAGTGCCGTTCTGGCGGGCATTCCATCTTATATTCAAACCAAAGATGGGGTTATTGTTTTCACTGATCCGTTGTTTACAGGTACTGCGCATGCAGTTAAGCTGGAGGTGGTTTGCGATCATATTATCAGGGTTATTGTTTCACCCGATAAGGAAATATCAATAACCCAAAGTTTAGTTACAGTTTATGGTAAACGGACAGATATTCCCTGGAATATTGTTTCTGATAAAGAAAAGCTAACGCTTACAACCAAGAGTATTAGTGCAGTAGTTAAGCTGAAAAATGGCGCCGTTTCTTTCTATGATAGGAAAGGTAATATTATAGTGCATGAAAAACCATTGTTTGGAAGAAGTTTTCAACCGGCAATATTTGATGGACAACCCTTTTACGGTATTACGCAGACATTTCAAGTAAGCAATAATGAAGGCTTGTATGGTTTGGGTCAACATCAGGACGGTATTATGAATTACAAGGGTAAGCAGGTTACCTTTTTCCAGAACAATACAGAAGTAGCCGTACCCTTTTTAATTTCCTCAAAAAACTATGGCATTTTATGGGATAATTATTCCTTGACAAAAGCCGGAGATGCAAGATCATTTCATCCGCTTTCAACCCTTCAGCTCTTTTCAAAAAGTGGAGACCAGGGATGGCTTACCGCATCTTACCGCAATAACAAATCAAAAAAGGATGATGTAGTACTTGAGCGACCTGAGACTGAGATCAACATGGAATACCTCAATGATTCTAAAATAATACTTCCAAAAGAGTTTACAGGTGCAACAGGTTCTGTAACATGGGAAGGTAGTATTGCCAGCTATTTTTCAGGAGAGCATCAGTTGCGATTCACGTTGGGTGGCACTCTGAAAGTTTGGATAAACGGAAAATTGGTTTTGGATCGTTGGCGTAAAGCATGGAACCCCGCATCTGTAATAGTGCCGGTTACCTTAAAGAAGGGGGAGAAAGTGCCGGTAAAAATTGAATGGATTCCCGAATCACCTGAATCATATTTATCGTTAAAATGGCTTGAACCGCTTTCTCAAAAAGAACAAAATCTATTCAGCTTCTCTTCGGAAGCAGGAAAGCAGATTGATTATTATTTCATTCATGGAACGAACATGGATGAAGTGATTTCTGGTTACAGAACATTAACGGGCAAAGCACCCATTGTTCCCAAATGGGCATTAGGTTTCTGGCAAAGTCGTGAGCGATATAAAACACAAGAAGAACTTCTTTCTACAGTTGAAGAATTCCGCAAGCGAAAAATTCCATTGGACAATATTGTTCTTGATTGGAATTATTGGCGGGAAGCGGAGTGGGGTAGCCAGGATTTTGATGAAACAAGATTTCCTTCTCCTGATAGTATGATTAGTGTGTTGCATAAGAAATACAATACGCAGATCATGATATCGGTGTGGCCAAAATTTTATGAAGGCATTGCAACATATAAAGAATTTGATAAAAAAGGCTGGTTGTATAAAGGTAATATCGAACATCGCCAACGTGATTGGATTGGCGAAGGATATGTATCAACATTCTATGATGCATTTAATGAGCAGGCCCGCAAAGGTTTTTGGAATTTGATCAACAAAAAAATATACAGCAAAGGAATTGATGCATGGTGGATGGATGCAAGCGAGCCTGATATTCTTTCAAATGTAAATCCAGAAAAAAGAAAACTGCAAATGACACCAACTGCTTCGGGCAGTGCAGCAGAATTTTTAAATGCATATCCATTACAAAATGCAAAAGGAATTTATGAAGGGCAGCGTTCAACCGATTCATCTAAGCGGGTGTTTCTTTTAACACGTTCAGGATTTGCTGGTTCGCAACGCTATGGCGCCGCAATTTGGAGTGGTGATATTGGTTCTACCTGGGACGACATGAGAAACCAGATATCTGCCGGTGTAAATTTTTCGATGTCTGGTATTCCTTATTGGACCATGGACATAGGTGGTTTTGTTGTACCGGAAAAATTTGAAAAACCTAATGCTGAAAATTTAGAAGAGTGGCGTGAGTTGATGACCCGTTGGACACAGTTTGGTGCTTTTGCTCCTTTATTCCGTTCACATGGTCAGTTTCCATATCGTGAAATTTATAATACTGCACCAGATAATCATCCGGCATACAAAAGTTTTCTTTATTACGATAAGTTGCGTTACCGTTTACTTCCTTATATCTATTCATTAGCGGGAGCAGCCTATCATAATAATTATACAATTATGCGTGGATTGGCAATGGATTTTGCAAAGGATACGGCTGTATTGAATGTAGCAGATCAATATATGTTTGGTTCAGCCTTACTTATAAATCCAGTGCATACATATAAACAAATAAAACGTTCTGTGTACTTACCAAAAAACAATGGTGGCTGGTACGATTTATATACTGGAAAATGGTATTCAGGTGCTCAACATATTATGGCCGACGCACCGTATGAGCAAATGCCTGTATTTGTGAAAGCAGGTTCAATTATACCTTTTGGACCTGAGTTACAATACACTTCTGAAAAACAGGCTGATACAATTTTATTGAATGTTTATGCTGGTGCAGATGCTTCCTTTAATTTATATGAAGACGAAGGAACAAATTATAATTATGAAAAAGGGGCGTCCTCAATTATTCCCATTTACTACAATCATGAAAATGGAGCAATAACCATTGATGAACGCAAGGGAAAGTTCAAGGGGATGCTTGATAAACGGGTTTTCAAAATCAATCTCATCAACAACCGCCGGTCTAAGCCATTAAATTTTAACAGCTCCACAGATAAGTCGATTAGTTACAGTGGAAGCAGAATAACGATAAAACTATACAAGCCATAA
- a CDS encoding Crp/Fnr family transcriptional regulator — protein sequence MSPEIKYAYLKSHPLFANATEQSIQQAFELMKVKTIYRNESFGYGDASFSKIFLLIQGKIKIAEINNDDSNELIKDILTAPDIFGDLSMEGNTAIDEYAEALTANTVVCIFSIGDLKQIMHHNPAIAIAYANLVNKKLRKLESKHSDLVFRDAKSRLIRFIKNWAMTDGNRVGDKIILNNYLTHTDIANVIATSRQSVNVLFNELRDEGLLFYNRKHIELNDQFIWN from the coding sequence ATGTCACCGGAAATTAAGTATGCCTACTTAAAAAGTCACCCGCTCTTTGCAAATGCAACCGAGCAGAGCATCCAACAGGCTTTTGAGTTAATGAAAGTAAAAACCATTTACCGGAATGAAAGCTTTGGCTATGGAGATGCAAGCTTCAGTAAGATATTTTTACTCATTCAGGGAAAAATAAAAATTGCCGAGATCAACAACGATGACAGCAACGAACTTATCAAAGACATTTTAACTGCACCTGATATTTTCGGCGACCTGAGTATGGAAGGCAATACTGCTATTGATGAATATGCCGAGGCACTTACAGCAAATACAGTGGTGTGCATCTTCAGTATCGGTGATCTGAAGCAGATCATGCATCACAATCCTGCAATTGCAATAGCATACGCAAACCTGGTCAACAAAAAATTACGCAAACTTGAATCAAAGCATTCCGATCTCGTATTTCGTGATGCGAAGAGCCGCCTGATCCGTTTTATCAAAAACTGGGCTATGACGGATGGCAACCGTGTTGGTGATAAAATTATTCTCAATAACTATTTAACACATACTGACATTGCGAATGTAATTGCAACCAGCAGACAAAGTGTAAATGTGCTTTTTAATGAACTGAGGGATGAGGGCCTTTTATTTTACAACCGTAAACACATTGAACTGAACGATCAGTTCATCTGGAATTAG
- a CDS encoding SusC/RagA family TonB-linked outer membrane protein — protein sequence MNSTKTIRLRLKLLSGILTLLLFASTNSYAQSKVSGTITNERTSAPSAGATITVKNTKRSAVADDAGRFSVEASTGDVLVITMVGYAKKEVTIGKNTSIQVKLSESSSQLDDVVVIGYGRTKRKDVTGSISSVTGEELRRTVPTTIDQALQGKVAGVMVQQISGQPGGGVSIQIRGVSSISGNNSPLYVIDGVIIPSSGDPGSGSNPLNTINPSEIESIDVLKDASASAIYGSQATNGVIVITTKRGKAGTPTISYDSYYGFQAIPKKLPTVNLQEFATLLNDRSVVWQFDARPELANPKYLGMGTDWQSELFRTAPMQNHSITINGGDARTQYLLSTSYFNQEGIALGSGFKRYSVRLNLDNKTTNWLKIGTSIQLARVDENVNSTTSSVISNALSLTPDVPVKNLDGSWGGVTNDAGWVVPIPNPVGLALLNSHTKKRNQVFGNVYAEIQFYKDLSLRSELSGNFDFANEKSFNPTYDFGRAINTLNSSSSSSGQNTYTVVRNFLTYNHLFGKLNVNGLAGHEAQLSSFEFVSASRRNFPSDNVTSISSGDANTAANSGTWGSGPALESYFGRVNLGWNDRYLLTGNVRNDGSSNFAPGRRRVTTYSGAFAWKINNENFLKDVTFVNELKLRLGYGVTNNQGIPGNTFVTMLTSVNNGLSGSAQFQSNLENPFVTWEKTKYSNAGIDGTFLNWRLSFSFDIYDRNTNGLLLKLPLPLFSGTTTGWSPGAMQAPYVNIGAVSNKGYDFRISSTNIRAKNVTWRTDFTVSHNVNKITSLGNGGDGANLSQTLNNYVFAKTVVGQSIGSFYGWKFDGIFSKPEDFTSHALPVDQSGNPYPVSPNGGGIWYGDRKFKDLNGDGVIDTKDQTFLGSPLPKFQFGFNNSITYKDFDLNIFLSASLGNKVLNQLTISQTYPRNNTNYFRSVMDYAKVVYVDPNGPRDDVNNAYVSNPNTTIPGLRNDNTNENLRPSDLYIEDASFIRCKNITLGYRIPAKILSKAHIHALRVYATVSNAFIITKYTGMDPEIGSWNPLQAGWDGGYYPQSRTFTFGLNLNLTK from the coding sequence ATGAATTCAACCAAAACGATTCGCTTAAGATTAAAACTGCTTTCGGGTATTCTTACACTACTGCTTTTTGCAAGCACCAATAGCTATGCGCAATCAAAAGTTAGCGGAACAATTACTAACGAGCGAACATCAGCTCCCTCCGCAGGAGCTACTATTACAGTTAAAAACACCAAACGTTCTGCCGTTGCAGATGATGCAGGTAGGTTCTCCGTTGAAGCTTCAACCGGTGATGTATTGGTCATTACAATGGTAGGATATGCAAAAAAAGAAGTAACAATTGGCAAAAACACCAGTATTCAGGTGAAGCTTTCTGAGAGCAGTTCACAATTGGATGATGTGGTAGTGATTGGTTATGGAAGAACGAAACGTAAAGACGTTACCGGCTCTATTTCCAGTGTTACCGGTGAAGAACTACGCAGAACTGTTCCCACAACGATTGACCAGGCTTTGCAAGGCAAGGTTGCTGGTGTAATGGTGCAGCAAATTTCCGGTCAACCTGGTGGTGGCGTATCTATCCAGATCCGTGGAGTTTCATCCATCAGTGGAAACAACTCACCTTTGTATGTAATAGATGGTGTTATCATTCCATCTTCCGGCGATCCGGGTAGCGGATCTAATCCATTAAACACAATCAATCCTTCCGAAATTGAAAGTATTGATGTGTTAAAAGATGCATCGGCATCTGCTATCTATGGTTCACAGGCCACCAATGGTGTAATCGTTATTACTACCAAAAGAGGAAAGGCTGGAACTCCAACAATTTCGTATGATAGTTATTATGGTTTCCAGGCAATACCTAAAAAACTTCCTACAGTTAATTTACAGGAGTTTGCTACGTTGTTGAATGACCGTTCTGTTGTATGGCAGTTTGATGCAAGACCAGAACTTGCAAATCCAAAGTATTTAGGAATGGGCACCGATTGGCAATCGGAATTGTTCCGAACTGCTCCAATGCAAAATCATTCCATTACAATTAATGGTGGCGATGCAAGAACACAATATTTACTTTCAACTTCTTATTTTAACCAGGAGGGTATTGCCCTTGGTTCTGGTTTTAAAAGATATTCGGTTCGTTTGAACTTAGATAATAAAACAACCAACTGGCTGAAAATTGGAACAAGTATTCAGTTAGCACGTGTTGATGAGAATGTGAATTCAACCACATCAAGCGTTATATCAAATGCGCTGAGCTTAACACCTGATGTGCCTGTAAAAAATTTAGATGGCAGTTGGGGTGGTGTTACCAATGATGCAGGTTGGGTTGTACCTATTCCCAATCCGGTGGGGCTTGCGCTTTTGAATTCGCATACAAAGAAAAGAAACCAGGTATTTGGAAATGTGTATGCCGAAATTCAGTTTTACAAAGATCTATCACTGCGAAGTGAACTATCCGGAAATTTTGATTTTGCCAATGAAAAATCGTTCAACCCTACGTATGATTTTGGAAGGGCGATCAATACATTGAATTCATCATCATCTTCTTCCGGGCAGAATACTTATACAGTGGTTCGCAATTTTCTTACCTACAACCATTTATTTGGAAAACTTAATGTAAACGGATTAGCTGGGCATGAAGCACAACTAAGCAGCTTTGAATTTGTATCTGCATCAAGAAGAAATTTTCCTTCCGATAATGTTACATCAATCAGCAGTGGCGATGCCAATACTGCTGCAAACAGTGGCACATGGGGTTCAGGACCAGCACTGGAATCTTATTTTGGCCGTGTAAACCTGGGATGGAACGACAGGTATCTGTTAACTGGTAATGTGCGTAACGATGGCTCCTCAAATTTTGCTCCCGGCCGACGCAGAGTAACAACTTATTCCGGCGCCTTTGCTTGGAAAATAAACAACGAGAATTTTTTAAAGGATGTAACATTTGTGAATGAATTAAAACTGCGGTTAGGCTACGGCGTTACCAACAACCAAGGCATACCCGGTAATACATTCGTTACCATGCTTACCTCTGTAAACAATGGTCTTTCAGGTTCTGCGCAATTTCAATCAAACCTTGAAAACCCATTTGTAACATGGGAAAAAACAAAATACTCCAATGCAGGAATTGACGGAACGTTTTTGAACTGGAGACTCAGTTTTTCATTTGATATATATGATCGCAACACAAACGGACTTTTATTAAAACTGCCACTGCCTTTGTTTTCCGGAACCACAACAGGCTGGTCGCCCGGAGCTATGCAGGCACCTTATGTAAATATTGGTGCGGTTAGCAATAAAGGATATGATTTCAGGATCAGCTCTACAAACATCAGGGCGAAAAATGTTACATGGAGAACTGATTTTACAGTTTCACACAATGTAAACAAGATAACAAGTTTGGGTAATGGCGGCGATGGTGCAAACCTTTCTCAAACGCTCAATAATTATGTTTTTGCAAAAACGGTTGTCGGTCAGTCAATCGGATCGTTTTATGGATGGAAGTTCGATGGCATTTTTTCAAAGCCGGAAGATTTTACGTCTCATGCATTGCCTGTAGATCAAAGCGGAAATCCTTATCCTGTTTCGCCAAACGGTGGTGGTATCTGGTATGGTGATAGAAAGTTTAAAGATTTGAATGGCGATGGCGTTATTGATACAAAGGATCAAACATTTTTAGGGTCTCCTTTACCGAAGTTTCAATTTGGTTTCAACAACTCCATTACGTATAAAGATTTTGATTTAAACATTTTTCTTAGTGCAAGCCTGGGGAATAAAGTGCTTAACCAGTTAACGATTTCTCAAACCTATCCCCGCAATAATACCAACTATTTCAGATCTGTGATGGACTATGCAAAAGTTGTATATGTTGATCCTAATGGACCACGTGATGACGTTAACAATGCTTATGTTTCAAATCCAAACACAACAATACCGGGTTTGCGAAATGATAATACAAACGAAAATCTCCGTCCGTCTGATTTGTATATCGAAGATGCTTCGTTTATCAGGTGTAAAAACATTACGCTGGGTTACAGAATTCCTGCAAAAATATTATCCAAAGCACATATACATGCGCTCAGAGTGTATGCAACTGTTTCAAACGCTTTCATTATAACAAAGTATACCGGTATGGATCCTGAAATTGGTTCATGGAATCCATTACAGGCAGGATGGGATGGCGGATATTATCCGCAATCCAGAACATTTACGTTCGGATTAAACCTGAATTTAACCAAATAA
- a CDS encoding thioredoxin family protein, translated as MPLALNTMPKFYNMPKQITAEEFQTKVTESKLLSLVKFKTQWSGACQIVEPFYKELSLSYRGVANFFIVDTEHDNSLAERFGIMELPTILLFKNGTVVDHTTGLTSKQLLIEKIEQALSENTDEQIN; from the coding sequence ATGCCGTTGGCCTTAAATACCATGCCGAAATTTTACAATATGCCAAAGCAAATAACAGCGGAAGAATTCCAAACGAAAGTAACAGAGAGCAAATTATTATCACTGGTTAAGTTTAAAACACAATGGAGCGGAGCCTGCCAGATAGTTGAACCGTTTTACAAAGAACTGTCTCTCTCTTACCGTGGTGTTGCAAACTTTTTTATTGTAGATACAGAACATGATAACAGTCTTGCCGAACGCTTCGGCATTATGGAATTGCCTACGATCCTGCTGTTTAAAAACGGAACTGTAGTTGATCACACAACCGGGTTAACATCAAAACAGTTATTGATCGAAAAAATAGAACAGGCACTTTCAGAAAATACTGATGAACAAATCAACTAA